One Mesorhizobium sp. J428 DNA segment encodes these proteins:
- a CDS encoding TIGR02186 family protein, whose amino-acid sequence MRAAIVLLAVMLGLCAAPLSAFAQQEAPAHLPENIQIGLSTNRVTITSDFSGADLTIFGAIDNADAQISRQGGYDVIVVLEGPAQPLVLWRRSRFLGVWVNAQSQTFVNVPLSYSVATTRAPQDITNPDSYKRLSLGTAYIYLEPQERSGNPATISEFTAALRDRKLAAGLYSENVGGVQFLSQTLFRATLRLPPNVPVGTHKARAFLFRNGEFMKETSSSLAIVKAGFEQTVFRVAHENSFFYGLFAVALAMLTGWMGRLIFRKD is encoded by the coding sequence ATGCGCGCCGCGATCGTCCTCCTCGCCGTCATGCTGGGCCTGTGCGCCGCTCCTCTCTCGGCATTCGCCCAGCAGGAGGCGCCGGCGCACCTGCCCGAGAACATCCAGATAGGCCTGTCCACGAACCGCGTCACGATCACCTCCGACTTCTCCGGCGCCGACCTGACCATCTTCGGCGCGATCGACAATGCCGACGCGCAGATCAGCCGCCAGGGCGGCTATGACGTGATCGTAGTGCTGGAAGGCCCCGCGCAGCCGCTGGTGCTATGGCGCCGGTCGCGCTTCCTCGGCGTCTGGGTCAACGCGCAATCGCAGACCTTCGTCAACGTGCCGCTGTCCTATTCGGTCGCCACCACGCGCGCGCCGCAGGACATCACCAATCCCGACAGCTACAAGCGCCTCTCGCTCGGCACCGCCTACATCTATCTCGAACCGCAGGAGCGCAGCGGCAACCCCGCCACCATCTCCGAGTTCACCGCGGCGCTGCGCGACCGCAAGCTCGCGGCAGGCCTCTACAGCGAGAACGTCGGCGGCGTGCAATTCCTGTCGCAGACGCTCTTCCGCGCGACGCTGAGGCTGCCGCCCAACGTGCCGGTGGGCACGCACAAGGCGCGGGCCTTCCTGTTCCGCAACGGCGAGTTCATGAAGGAGACCTCCTCCAGCCTCGCCATCGTCAAGGCCGGCTTCGAGCAGACCGTGTTCCGCGTCGCCCATGAGAACAGCTTCTTCTACGGTCTCTTCGCCGTCGCGCTTGCCATGCTCACCGGCTGGATGGGCCGGCTGATCTTCCGCAAGGATTGA